From the Priestia koreensis genome, one window contains:
- a CDS encoding alpha-galactosidase: MLIHVNEETKQFHLTNEKISYIFHVMKNGQLGHLHYGKRLHHREDFSHLQRYDNPTSASCHPYEQDPAFSLETSKQEYPSYGTSDFREPAVSIRRLNGSHVTNFQYHSYRLVQGKPALEGLPATYAEKDEAETLQIVLKDSLLDAELVLNYTIFKNHPVITRSVQLLNHSEEAFYVERLMSASVDFEGKDFSMIHLSGAWSRERHVKERPLETGIQAVSSIRGASSHHHNPFLALKRPFTTEEIGEAYGFNFVYSSNFLAQVEVDHYDVSRVTMGIHPFRFEWKLNGKETFQSPEVVMAYSAEGLNGMSQAFHNVYRTHLIKKQWREVERPILINNWEATYFDFDEEKLVNIATEAQKLGIELFVLDDGWFGKRDNDTSSLGDWWEDKAKLPNGLERVSQRVHEAGLQFGLWFEPEMISLRSELFQEHPEWAIQTPNREMTFGRNQFVLDFSRPEIVEYLYEKMAGIIQKTGLSYIKWDMNRYITEAYSTQLNEDQQGEFFHRYILGVYRLYDKLTQDFPNVLFESCAGGGGRFDPALLHYAPQAWASDDTDAVERLKIQYGTSFAYPVYSIGSHVSAVPNHQTLRETPIETRAATAYFGTFGYELNPLELSEEEKEAVKQQISFYKKQRKLIRDGSFYRLKSPFQGNETSWAVVSQDQTEVLVGYYKVLATPTVKTNQTLRIQGLKLDAEYVVEGYDQTFYGDELTAIGLPLPVEFNGVNGNRAERGGDYQAQIFYLRQKQ, from the coding sequence GTGCTAATACATGTAAATGAAGAAACAAAGCAGTTTCATTTAACGAATGAGAAGATTAGCTATATTTTTCACGTGATGAAAAACGGTCAATTAGGTCACCTTCATTATGGAAAGCGCCTGCATCATCGGGAGGATTTTTCTCATTTGCAGCGATACGACAATCCAACAAGTGCGAGCTGTCATCCGTACGAACAAGATCCAGCGTTTAGCCTAGAAACTAGTAAGCAGGAGTATCCATCGTATGGGACATCTGATTTTCGTGAGCCGGCTGTTAGCATCCGCCGATTAAATGGAAGCCATGTGACGAACTTTCAGTATCACTCATATCGACTTGTTCAGGGAAAACCAGCATTAGAAGGACTTCCTGCTACTTATGCAGAGAAGGACGAGGCTGAGACGTTACAAATCGTGTTAAAGGATTCACTTCTAGATGCTGAACTTGTCTTAAATTATACGATTTTTAAGAACCATCCTGTAATCACAAGAAGCGTTCAATTACTTAACCATAGCGAGGAAGCATTTTACGTAGAACGATTAATGAGTGCCTCCGTTGATTTTGAAGGCAAAGATTTTTCGATGATTCATCTCTCAGGAGCATGGTCTAGAGAACGTCATGTCAAAGAACGTCCTCTTGAAACAGGCATTCAAGCAGTTTCAAGTATTAGAGGCGCTAGTTCACATCATCACAACCCGTTTCTAGCACTAAAACGACCATTCACGACAGAAGAAATCGGTGAGGCGTATGGTTTTAACTTTGTCTACAGCAGTAACTTCCTAGCACAGGTGGAAGTGGATCATTATGATGTCTCGCGTGTAACAATGGGCATTCATCCGTTTCGCTTTGAATGGAAGCTAAATGGTAAAGAAACGTTCCAATCACCTGAAGTCGTTATGGCGTATTCAGCTGAAGGGTTGAACGGGATGAGCCAAGCGTTTCATAACGTCTACAGAACGCATCTTATAAAAAAACAATGGCGAGAAGTGGAGCGCCCAATCTTAATTAATAACTGGGAAGCAACGTACTTTGATTTTGATGAAGAAAAGCTTGTGAACATCGCGACAGAAGCACAGAAGCTAGGTATTGAGCTATTTGTATTAGATGATGGCTGGTTTGGAAAGCGCGATAATGACACATCATCACTTGGTGACTGGTGGGAGGATAAAGCGAAGCTGCCAAATGGGTTAGAGCGCGTGTCACAAAGAGTTCACGAAGCAGGGTTACAGTTTGGATTGTGGTTTGAACCTGAAATGATTAGTTTACGAAGTGAGCTTTTTCAGGAGCATCCGGAATGGGCTATTCAAACACCTAATCGTGAGATGACATTTGGACGAAATCAGTTTGTGCTTGATTTTTCACGCCCTGAAATCGTGGAGTACTTATATGAGAAGATGGCGGGAATTATTCAAAAAACAGGACTTTCGTATATTAAGTGGGATATGAATCGTTATATTACAGAAGCGTATTCGACTCAGTTAAATGAGGATCAGCAAGGTGAGTTTTTCCATCGTTACATTTTAGGTGTGTATCGCCTTTATGACAAGCTCACGCAAGATTTTCCAAACGTATTGTTTGAATCATGCGCAGGTGGTGGAGGTCGATTCGATCCAGCGCTTCTACATTATGCCCCGCAAGCATGGGCGAGCGATGATACAGATGCGGTTGAGCGTCTTAAAATTCAATACGGAACGTCATTTGCGTATCCAGTTTATAGCATTGGTTCTCACGTATCAGCTGTACCGAATCATCAAACTTTACGGGAAACACCAATCGAAACAAGAGCGGCTACTGCATATTTCGGAACGTTTGGGTACGAATTGAACCCATTAGAGCTATCAGAAGAAGAAAAAGAGGCTGTGAAGCAACAAATCTCTTTCTATAAAAAACAACGAAAACTGATTCGAGATGGCTCCTTTTACCGCTTAAAAAGTCCATTCCAAGGAAATGAAACGTCATGGGCAGTGGTAAGTCAGGATCAAACTGAGGTACTCGTTGGTTATTACAAAGTGTTAGCAACACCAACGGTTAAGACAAATCAAACCTTGCGTATCCAAGGGTTAAAATTAGATGCAGAATACGTAGTGGAAGGATATGATCAAACCTTCTACGGAGATGAATTGACAGCAATAGGGTTGCCGTTACCAGTAGAATTTAACGGGGTAAATGGAAATCGAGCTGAACGTGGTGGAGATTATCAAGCACAAATCTTTTATTTGAGACAAAAACAGTAA
- a CDS encoding beta-galactosidase, producing MYRGVDYYPEHWDIEMMDSDLSRMKEMGVNLVRIGEFAWHLMEKEEGKIDFSFFDRAIEKIKEYGIEVMFGTPTATFPAWLVQKHPSILIEDENGQKISFGGRRQYCYNSEVYQEYSLNIVQKLVTHYQHEKAIVAWQIDNELGHEGSDMCYCSQCQKAFHSFLQEKYETVDELNNVWGTIFWGQTYNDFSEIPVPKKTITVHNPSMMLDWARFRSQSLSEFAKKHVELVRELKGEHQTVTTNLPGGFFDKWFDHNEFSRSLDYVSYDNYPVWGGLKEPVTPAELSATLDFVRGLNKQNFWIVEQLMGAQGHDIIGYLPRPNQAKAWSYHAFAHGCNNMLYFRWRGMNRGAEQYCLGILDANNQKTRKFHEVKSFFNHISQYEDLFDAPIQADVAVLYDFDNIWAWRIQRESSQFQFMNELVRMYEPFYRQNIAIDVLRYDHDFSAYKVVILPVMKVVDEELVRRLEAFTKAGGTVIMSYRAGVKNKQNNLILGETIPGKLSPLLGIQVEESESLHDGQQVTVVSTDGEESTCKVWRDIVRPTTAQTLYHYTDHFYKEYACVTENQFGEGKAYYVGGGLELDALVDLAKDIAQDQDLQTIHTEPGVEAVRRTDGKTNYVIVINHNGHEVMFNNKALQPYECRFFEMSEEGTIDELS from the coding sequence ATGTATAGAGGCGTAGATTATTACCCAGAACACTGGGATATCGAGATGATGGATAGCGATTTATCAAGAATGAAAGAAATGGGCGTTAACCTTGTACGCATTGGCGAATTTGCCTGGCATCTAATGGAGAAGGAAGAAGGAAAGATTGACTTCTCATTCTTTGATCGCGCAATCGAAAAAATTAAAGAGTACGGCATTGAAGTAATGTTTGGAACACCAACGGCTACTTTTCCTGCTTGGCTTGTTCAAAAGCACCCAAGTATTTTAATAGAAGATGAGAACGGTCAAAAAATCTCTTTCGGTGGTCGTAGACAGTATTGCTATAATTCTGAGGTCTATCAAGAATATTCCTTGAACATCGTTCAGAAATTAGTGACGCATTATCAGCATGAAAAAGCGATTGTCGCTTGGCAAATTGATAATGAATTAGGACATGAGGGAAGCGACATGTGTTATTGTTCACAATGTCAGAAAGCCTTTCACTCCTTTTTACAAGAAAAATACGAAACGGTTGATGAGCTAAACAATGTATGGGGAACGATCTTCTGGGGACAAACGTACAATGATTTCTCAGAGATTCCCGTTCCGAAAAAGACCATTACCGTTCATAATCCATCCATGATGTTGGACTGGGCGCGCTTCCGTTCACAGTCGCTTAGTGAATTTGCGAAAAAGCACGTTGAGCTAGTTCGAGAACTCAAAGGAGAGCATCAAACCGTTACAACAAACCTTCCGGGCGGATTTTTTGATAAGTGGTTTGATCATAATGAGTTTTCTCGCTCACTCGATTATGTATCCTATGATAACTATCCGGTATGGGGTGGTTTAAAAGAGCCTGTTACACCTGCGGAGTTATCAGCGACATTGGACTTTGTTCGCGGCTTAAATAAACAAAATTTCTGGATCGTAGAGCAGCTGATGGGTGCACAGGGGCATGATATTATCGGCTACCTTCCGCGTCCTAACCAAGCGAAAGCATGGTCATATCATGCATTTGCTCACGGATGTAACAACATGCTTTATTTCCGTTGGAGAGGAATGAATCGCGGAGCGGAGCAGTACTGTCTAGGAATTTTAGATGCAAACAATCAAAAGACAAGAAAGTTTCATGAGGTAAAAAGCTTCTTTAATCACATTAGTCAATATGAAGATTTGTTTGATGCTCCTATTCAAGCTGACGTAGCGGTTTTATATGATTTCGATAACATATGGGCATGGCGCATTCAGCGAGAGAGCTCACAGTTTCAATTTATGAACGAGCTTGTTCGTATGTATGAGCCGTTTTACCGCCAAAACATTGCAATCGATGTACTAAGATACGATCACGATTTCTCAGCATATAAAGTGGTTATTTTACCAGTGATGAAAGTGGTCGATGAAGAACTAGTACGACGCCTAGAGGCATTTACAAAAGCAGGCGGTACAGTGATTATGTCGTACCGAGCAGGCGTGAAAAATAAACAAAACAACCTTATTCTAGGGGAAACGATTCCAGGTAAACTATCACCTCTATTAGGAATTCAAGTAGAAGAATCAGAATCTCTACATGACGGCCAGCAGGTTACAGTCGTATCGACAGATGGAGAAGAAAGTACTTGTAAAGTATGGAGAGATATTGTTCGACCAACGACAGCTCAAACGCTTTATCATTATACAGATCATTTTTATAAAGAATATGCCTGTGTAACAGAAAATCAATTTGGTGAAGGAAAAGCGTACTACGTAGGAGGCGGACTAGAATTAGATGCGTTAGTAGATCTTGCGAAAGATATTGCTCAAGATCAGGATCTTCAAACCATCCACACAGAGCCAGGCGTTGAGGCAGTGAGAAGAACCGATGGAAAAACAAACTACGTCATTGTCATCAACCACAACGGTCATGAAGTTATGTTCAATAACAAGGCGCTTCAACCGTACGAATGTCGCTTTTTCGAAATGTCAGAGGAGGGAACTATTGATGAATTATCATGA
- a CDS encoding galactokinase, which translates to MNYHELVIQFKQIFQRADYRVFFSPGRINLIGEHTDYNGGNVFPCAITFGTAAIAKERNDALIRLYSLNFPDKGIMEFSIDHLDYRKEHDWANYPKGMIRYLKEQGYNISTGMDILFYGNIPNGAGLSSSASIELATGVVLEGIFNLTINRLELVKTGKRVENEFIGVNSGIMDQFAIGMGKENHAILLDCNTLKFEYAPIHLKDHKIIIMNTNKRRELADSKYNERRSECEQALAQLQSDISVSTLGELTEAEFEAHKHVITSDVLQRRARHAVYENQRTLKASEALRSGNLDKFGKLMNESHISLRDDYEVTGIELDTLVSVAWEQPGVLGARMTGAGFGGCAIAIVENDEVDQFIEEVGHQYRTAIGYDATFYVASVGDGAREVKKTEVAM; encoded by the coding sequence ATGAATTATCATGAGTTAGTCATTCAATTTAAACAAATTTTTCAGCGAGCCGATTACCGCGTATTTTTTTCACCAGGACGCATTAACTTAATTGGAGAACATACGGACTACAATGGTGGGAACGTATTTCCATGTGCCATTACGTTTGGAACGGCAGCTATTGCAAAAGAACGTAACGATGCCCTTATTCGATTATATTCATTGAATTTCCCTGATAAAGGAATCATGGAGTTCTCAATTGACCACCTTGACTATCGAAAAGAGCATGACTGGGCGAATTATCCAAAGGGGATGATTCGTTACTTAAAAGAGCAAGGCTACAACATTTCTACTGGAATGGATATTCTTTTCTACGGTAATATTCCAAATGGAGCTGGGCTTTCATCTTCCGCTTCCATTGAACTAGCAACAGGCGTTGTGTTAGAAGGGATTTTTAATCTAACTATTAATCGTCTTGAGCTTGTGAAAACAGGAAAACGCGTTGAAAATGAATTTATCGGTGTGAACAGTGGGATTATGGACCAGTTCGCGATTGGAATGGGGAAGGAAAACCATGCGATTTTATTAGATTGCAATACGCTGAAGTTTGAATATGCGCCCATTCATTTAAAAGATCATAAAATTATTATTATGAACACAAACAAGCGTCGCGAGCTAGCGGACTCAAAGTATAATGAGCGTCGGAGTGAGTGTGAACAAGCGCTTGCACAACTTCAGTCAGATATTAGCGTATCAACGCTAGGTGAATTAACCGAAGCAGAATTTGAAGCGCACAAGCATGTGATTACGAGTGACGTCTTACAAAGAAGAGCACGCCATGCTGTATATGAAAATCAGCGTACGCTAAAAGCGAGTGAAGCACTGAGAAGCGGTAACTTAGATAAGTTTGGTAAACTAATGAATGAATCACATATTTCACTACGAGATGATTACGAGGTAACGGGTATTGAGCTTGATACACTCGTTTCAGTAGCATGGGAGCAGCCAGGGGTTTTAGGCGCTCGTATGACAGGAGCAGGCTTTGGCGGATGTGCGATTGCCATTGTAGAAAATGATGAAGTAGATCAATTCATCGAAGAAGTTGGACATCAATACCGCACAGCTATTGGTTATGATGCAACGTTTTATGTGGCAAGTGTCGGTGACGGAGCAAGAGAAGTGAAGAAAACAGAGGTGGCGATGTAA
- the galE gene encoding UDP-glucose 4-epimerase GalE — protein sequence MSILVLGGAGYIGSHAVYQLIDGGYDVVVVDNLQTGHKKAIHPKASFYEGDIRDREFLRSVFTKETIDGVIHFAANSLVGESMTEPLKYFDNNVYGTQVLLEIMNEFSVRNIVFSSTAATYGEPEVVPITEKMPTVPTNTYGETKLTMEKMMRWCDEAYGTKFVSLRYFNVAGARETGEIGEDHSPETHLIPVVLQVALGQREHITIFGEDYDTPDGTCIRDYIHVADLIDAHILALQYLQKGGESNVFNLGSSQGFSVKEIVETSREVTGHDIPAKVGERRAGDPSKLIASSAKAKEVLGWEPKRTDIHNIIQTAWNWHENHPNGYED from the coding sequence ATGAGTATTTTAGTATTAGGTGGAGCAGGATATATCGGGTCACATGCCGTGTATCAATTAATTGATGGAGGCTATGACGTTGTTGTAGTCGACAACCTTCAAACGGGTCATAAAAAAGCAATTCATCCTAAAGCTTCTTTTTACGAAGGAGATATTCGCGACCGTGAATTTTTAAGAAGCGTGTTTACAAAAGAAACGATCGACGGCGTTATTCATTTTGCAGCTAATTCATTGGTTGGTGAATCAATGACTGAGCCATTAAAATATTTCGATAATAACGTATACGGTACACAAGTTTTATTAGAAATTATGAATGAATTTTCCGTAAGAAATATCGTGTTCTCGTCTACAGCTGCTACATATGGTGAGCCAGAAGTCGTGCCAATTACGGAGAAAATGCCGACTGTTCCAACAAATACGTATGGCGAAACGAAGCTTACAATGGAAAAGATGATGAGATGGTGTGACGAAGCATATGGTACAAAGTTTGTGTCACTTCGCTACTTTAACGTAGCAGGAGCGAGAGAAACAGGAGAAATCGGTGAAGATCATTCACCGGAAACGCATTTAATTCCAGTCGTTTTACAAGTAGCGCTTGGTCAACGCGAGCACATTACGATTTTTGGTGAAGATTATGATACGCCAGACGGCACGTGTATCCGTGATTACATCCACGTAGCGGACCTAATTGATGCGCATATTTTAGCACTTCAATACTTACAAAAGGGCGGCGAAAGCAACGTCTTTAATTTAGGAAGTAGCCAAGGCTTCTCAGTAAAAGAAATTGTGGAAACCTCTCGAGAAGTAACGGGACATGATATTCCAGCAAAAGTCGGTGAAAGAAGAGCAGGAGATCCGAGTAAACTTATTGCGTCCTCTGCGAAAGCAAAAGAGGTACTAGGCTGGGAGCCGAAGCGTACAGACATCCACAACATTATTCAAACAGCATGGAATTGGCACGAAAATCATCCAAATGGCTACGAAGATTAA
- the galT gene encoding UDP-glucose--hexose-1-phosphate uridylyltransferase — translation MSIYASITQLVNAAIKKQLIQREDEIYARNQVAAALHLQDFVEEPVTEEKSIPDLLEELTQYALDKGIIDDLLDEKEIFGSNVMNIFISKPSEVNQTFYQKYAQSPSLATDYFYQLSQDSNYIQTKRIAKNISYQVETEFGELDITINLSKPEKDPKQIALEKEKAKSNPSVGYPKCLLCVENEGYEGRIGHPARSNHRMIRMELTEEQWFLQYSPYVYYNEHCILLSGEHRDMKINESAFRRLLTFVEKVPHYFVGSNADLPIVGGSILTHDHYQGGNYEFAMAKAPEEFSFTLNDYADVTGAIVKWPMSVIRLKGKEKESLVKASTFILDSWIKYEDESLNIHSHTGETRHNTITPIARQRDGVYEVDLVLRNNRTNEEHPLGIFHPHQDVQHIKKENIGLIEVMGLAVLPARLKEELLEVEKYLLNEPNELAAYHKEWGDQLRETYASTLSASTVGEIVRKELGMKFLRVLRDAGVFKRDEKGQDGFKRFINSLNQ, via the coding sequence ATGAGTATATATGCATCTATTACACAGCTAGTGAACGCTGCTATTAAAAAGCAATTAATTCAAAGAGAAGATGAGATATATGCTAGAAATCAAGTGGCTGCAGCGCTTCATCTCCAGGATTTCGTAGAAGAACCTGTAACAGAAGAAAAATCCATTCCAGATCTGCTAGAAGAACTTACGCAGTACGCTCTAGATAAAGGAATTATCGATGATTTATTAGATGAGAAAGAAATATTCGGAAGTAACGTGATGAATATTTTCATTTCAAAGCCTTCTGAGGTGAACCAAACCTTTTATCAGAAATATGCCCAATCACCTTCACTAGCGACGGATTACTTTTATCAGCTAAGCCAAGACAGCAACTATATTCAAACAAAGCGCATTGCAAAGAATATTAGCTATCAGGTGGAGACAGAGTTTGGGGAGCTAGATATTACAATCAATCTCTCAAAGCCTGAGAAGGATCCGAAGCAAATTGCGTTAGAAAAAGAAAAGGCGAAAAGTAACCCATCAGTTGGCTACCCGAAGTGCTTGTTATGTGTAGAGAATGAAGGATACGAGGGAAGAATTGGTCATCCTGCACGCTCAAATCACCGCATGATTCGCATGGAGCTTACGGAGGAACAGTGGTTCTTACAATACTCACCGTATGTTTACTACAATGAGCACTGCATTCTTCTATCTGGTGAGCATCGAGATATGAAAATTAATGAATCGGCATTTCGTCGATTACTTACTTTTGTGGAAAAAGTACCTCATTATTTTGTAGGATCGAACGCGGACTTACCGATCGTAGGTGGTTCTATTCTTACTCATGATCATTATCAAGGTGGCAACTATGAATTTGCGATGGCAAAAGCACCAGAAGAATTCTCCTTTACCTTAAACGATTACGCTGATGTTACGGGAGCGATCGTGAAATGGCCAATGTCCGTGATTCGTTTAAAAGGAAAAGAGAAGGAATCTCTTGTAAAGGCTTCTACATTTATTTTAGATAGCTGGATAAAATATGAGGATGAAAGCTTAAATATTCATTCGCATACGGGGGAAACGAGACACAATACGATTACACCGATTGCCAGACAGCGCGATGGTGTGTACGAAGTGGATCTCGTTTTACGTAATAACCGTACAAATGAAGAACATCCGCTTGGCATTTTTCACCCTCATCAAGATGTACAGCATATTAAAAAAGAAAATATCGGTCTTATCGAAGTGATGGGATTAGCGGTGTTGCCAGCTCGATTAAAAGAGGAGCTTTTAGAAGTGGAGAAATATCTTCTCAATGAGCCGAATGAATTGGCTGCGTACCACAAAGAATGGGGCGATCAATTGCGCGAAACATACGCCTCAACGCTAAGCGCAAGCACGGTAGGCGAAATTGTCCGGAAAGAACTTGGAATGAAGTTTTTACGTGTGTTACGAGATGCTGGTGTCTTCAAAAGAGATGAAAAAGGTCAAGATGGGTTTAAACGCTTCATCAACAGTCTAAATCAGTAA
- a CDS encoding aldose epimerase family protein yields MKIDQTLFGTLDGNEVHAYTLTNNKGVSVTCLDYGCVIQKLIMPNREGKGENIVLGFDHIDDYVEHSPYFGAIVGPVAGRIKAGEFELNGKPYHLAKNDGENHIHGGIKGFSHVIWRVELTEGEDEVSVRFLHYASDGEDGYPGNVRMSVTYTLTEEELSLSYEGTSDKDTILNVTNHTYFNLSGDVSRDVLDHTVQIPSDSFLELNEESLPTGHFLQVEGTPFDFRQSRKLKDGALSDHPQTVLVGNGYDHPFFLKDQHKPIILSDEESGRQITVSTDQVGVVLYTSNQLKGNFEIQGVKARPYLGVCLETQGLPDAIHHSDFPSIVVKENELYQAKTTYKFTSLI; encoded by the coding sequence ATGAAAATTGATCAAACTCTTTTTGGAACATTGGATGGAAACGAAGTGCATGCTTACACGTTAACGAATAATAAAGGAGTTTCTGTGACGTGCCTAGATTATGGCTGCGTTATTCAAAAACTGATTATGCCTAATCGAGAAGGCAAAGGAGAAAACATTGTATTAGGATTCGATCATATCGATGATTATGTGGAGCACTCTCCTTACTTTGGTGCGATTGTAGGACCAGTAGCAGGACGTATTAAAGCAGGTGAATTTGAACTAAACGGTAAACCGTATCATCTAGCCAAAAATGACGGTGAGAACCACATTCATGGTGGAATCAAAGGGTTCAGTCATGTCATTTGGCGCGTAGAGCTTACAGAAGGTGAAGATGAAGTATCCGTCCGCTTTCTTCATTACGCATCTGACGGCGAAGATGGCTACCCAGGAAACGTTCGCATGAGCGTTACGTATACGCTAACGGAAGAAGAACTTTCTCTTTCTTATGAGGGAACGTCTGATAAGGATACGATTTTAAATGTAACAAACCACACGTACTTTAACCTGAGCGGCGACGTTTCTCGCGATGTTTTAGATCATACCGTCCAAATCCCCAGTGACTCTTTCCTCGAATTAAATGAAGAATCGCTGCCGACAGGTCATTTCTTACAGGTAGAAGGCACTCCGTTTGATTTTAGACAGAGCCGTAAGCTAAAAGACGGTGCGCTCTCTGATCATCCCCAGACGGTACTAGTAGGGAATGGATATGATCATCCATTTTTCCTAAAAGATCAGCACAAGCCGATTATTTTATCTGATGAAGAGAGCGGCAGACAAATTACCGTCTCCACAGACCAAGTGGGTGTAGTATTATATACAAGTAACCAATTAAAAGGAAACTTTGAAATTCAAGGAGTAAAGGCTCGACCATATCTTGGCGTATGTTTAGAAACACAAGGGCTACCGGATGCCATTCATCATTCAGACTTTCCGTCTATTGTCGTAAAGGAAAACGAATTGTATCAGGCAAAAACAACTTATAAATTCACTTCACTGATATGA
- a CDS encoding LacI family DNA-binding transcriptional regulator, which produces MATIKDIATKVGVSISTVSRVLNYDTTLSVSDETKKKIFQVAEALSYKKLQSKRVAAQKVAIINWHTEKEELDDLYYMSIRLGAEDRCQCHNLQVVKYSQLDLQGIEQENIQGIIAIGKFSSSQVKQLEEVSEHIVFVDSTPDDDRFDSVVVDFTKATRQVIDYLIENGHKRIGFIGGREEFKDHSAKIDDTRSEVFEQYLKQLEMFDSSSFYVGSFTVDDGYRLMKQAIEEHGEDLPTAFFAGNDPMAIGCLKALHEARISVPDRVNIIGVNDISVSKYVFPALSTVKIHTELMGETAVDLLMERINERKIAKKVFVASQLMVRDSSF; this is translated from the coding sequence ATGGCTACAATTAAAGATATTGCGACGAAAGTGGGAGTTTCGATTTCTACTGTTTCTCGCGTATTGAACTATGATACGACGTTATCAGTGAGCGATGAAACAAAAAAGAAAATATTTCAAGTGGCTGAGGCACTGTCCTATAAAAAACTACAATCAAAAAGAGTAGCGGCACAGAAGGTTGCGATTATTAATTGGCATACCGAAAAAGAAGAACTAGATGATTTGTATTATATGTCTATTCGTCTAGGAGCAGAAGATCGCTGTCAGTGTCATAACCTTCAAGTAGTTAAGTATTCACAGTTGGATTTACAGGGCATTGAACAAGAAAACATTCAGGGCATTATTGCCATTGGAAAGTTTAGTAGTTCACAAGTAAAGCAACTTGAAGAAGTAAGCGAGCATATCGTATTTGTGGACTCAACTCCTGATGATGATCGTTTTGATAGTGTTGTGGTAGATTTTACGAAAGCAACGAGACAAGTAATTGACTATTTAATTGAGAATGGACATAAACGTATCGGTTTTATTGGTGGAAGAGAAGAATTCAAAGATCACTCCGCCAAAATCGACGATACGAGATCAGAAGTATTTGAACAATATTTAAAGCAACTTGAAATGTTTGATTCATCTTCCTTTTATGTTGGTTCGTTTACTGTAGATGATGGATATCGACTTATGAAGCAAGCCATTGAAGAGCATGGTGAAGACCTGCCGACTGCTTTTTTTGCTGGAAATGATCCGATGGCGATTGGTTGCCTAAAAGCGCTCCATGAAGCCCGTATATCGGTTCCAGATCGCGTTAATATTATTGGTGTGAACGATATTAGCGTATCTAAATATGTCTTCCCTGCTTTAAGTACAGTAAAAATTCATACAGAATTAATGGGTGAAACGGCTGTTGACCTTTTAATGGAGCGAATTAACGAACGAAAAATTGCTAAAAAGGTATTTGTAGCCTCTCAGCTTATGGTTCGTGACAGTAGCTTTTAG